Proteins from one Bacillus carboniphilus genomic window:
- a CDS encoding RNA polymerase sigma factor, which translates to MCEQILLQYQDDLHRYCRSLTGTPWDAEDLYQETLVKGMKNSNILTQHPAPKAYLFRVASNAWIDECRRRKADVGLPVGYETADTLILVDPLEVKESVEKLAAQLPPFQAVIFLLVDVFLYSTREVGEMLDKTEGAVKAALHRGRQRLATGEHPLRKRDRLEPAEQLNLIQQFLKAFRNQKPELIARAYRQLTEVGLRAERYFSGGTYYFTFYDPEGNAFSVIAE; encoded by the coding sequence ATGTGTGAACAAATTCTTTTACAATACCAAGATGATTTACATAGATACTGTCGTTCGCTAACAGGGACTCCTTGGGATGCGGAGGACCTATATCAAGAAACACTTGTTAAAGGAATGAAGAACTCAAATATATTGACACAACACCCTGCCCCTAAAGCCTATTTATTTCGTGTCGCTTCCAATGCTTGGATTGATGAATGTAGAAGGCGAAAGGCAGACGTAGGGTTGCCGGTTGGGTATGAGACAGCAGACACTTTAATTTTAGTGGACCCACTAGAAGTGAAGGAATCAGTAGAAAAATTGGCAGCACAGTTACCACCATTTCAAGCGGTCATCTTTTTATTGGTAGATGTGTTTTTATACTCGACCAGAGAGGTAGGAGAGATGCTAGACAAAACGGAAGGTGCCGTAAAAGCGGCCTTACACAGAGGGAGACAGCGTCTGGCCACTGGAGAACATCCATTGAGAAAAAGAGATAGGTTGGAACCTGCAGAACAGTTGAATTTAATCCAGCAATTCCTCAAAGCCTTTCGGAATCAAAAACCAGAATTGATTGCTCGGGCATACCGACAATTAACAGAAGTCGGTTTACGTGCAGAGCGTTATTTTTCTGGAGGAACATATTATTTTACCTTCTATGATCCAGAGGGAAATGCATTTTCTGTGATAGCTGAATAA
- a CDS encoding VOC family protein has translation MKIKNRINTCFIHLKDLEKAKEWYKMVFPFEIESEKEGDYVSFKMEGTGLVLLQTHHKEITPLPYSVFFFETNDVDGVFQELQEKGVKTDPITSYGEGMRGCSVYDPEGNILLICTPPVE, from the coding sequence ATGAAAATCAAGAACAGAATTAACACATGCTTTATTCATTTAAAGGATTTAGAAAAGGCTAAGGAATGGTACAAGATGGTATTCCCATTTGAAATTGAATCAGAAAAAGAAGGGGACTATGTTTCATTTAAAATGGAAGGGACAGGCCTAGTATTACTTCAAACTCATCATAAGGAGATCACTCCTTTACCTTATTCTGTTTTCTTTTTTGAAACAAACGATGTGGATGGGGTTTTTCAGGAACTTCAGGAAAAGGGAGTAAAGACCGACCCCATTACATCTTACGGTGAAGGTATGAGGGGTTGTAGCGTTTATGACCCAGAAGGAAATATTCTACTAATTTGTACACCGCCTGTTGAATAG